The following nucleotide sequence is from Aggregicoccus sp. 17bor-14.
CAGGGCCCGCGGCCTAGAACAGGAGGTAGGGGTCTCCGGCGCTCCAGAAGTAGCCGCCGCTGATCACGTCCGTCAGGTACATCTGCACGCTCTGCACGAGGCCGATCTCGAACTCGCGCTGCGGGTAGTAGGTGCTGCCGATGACGAAGGGCTGGCCCTGGATCCACGACTCCACGTCGTTGGGGTGCACGTCGTACCAGGGCAGCTTCTCGCTCAGGCCCGCGCGGTAGAGGCTGCGGCTCGCGATCTGCCCGCAGTTGCGCGTGATGAGGTTGTACACACCGAAGATGGCGTCCGGCTCGTTGAAGTCGGTGCTCTCGAGCAGCGTGTACTCCAGCTGCGACTCTTGCAGCGGGGTGAAGTCCAGGATGTAGCCGTTGCCCTCGCGGTACTTCTGCGCCTCCAGGTACTCGGAGAAGGGGATGGGCTTCTTCATGCCGCCCGTCTCCCAGGAGTAGGACATGTCGTTGATGCGCATGGAGACGTGGCCGCCCGCGGACTTGTAGTGCTCGATGGCGTAGACGGGCTGCCAGATGATCATCTCCGTGTCGAAGCCGAAGGGGTCGCGGCCGGAGACGGGGTTGCCGCGCGCGAACGCGTAGAGGTTGAAGCCGTCCGCCATGCCGCGCCGGTCCGGCTGGGTCCAGCGGCCCAGGGCCGGGCTCGCGTAGCGGTCGCGGTGGTAGCGCAGGCCGCTCGCGTCGTGCTCGCGGCCCATGAAGCCCAGCGCCAGCTGCGGGCCCCCGCTCGTGCTGCTCGTGCGCTCGCCGAAGGCGTCGTAGCCGTAGCTCTTCACCACGCGGCCGCTCGCGTCCGTGACGGCGTAGATGCTGCCCAGCGCGTCCGCGAGCGGGAAGTAGACGCTGCCCGCCTGCTCGAAGGAGAGCAGCTCGTCGATGGCCTGCGGGTGGCTGAGGTAGCGGGTGCGCGTGGCGCCCGCCCCGTCCAGCTCCGCGAGCACGCTCACGCCGTCGGTGAGGTAGCGCTGGGTGGCCTGCGGGGACTGCTGCGAGACGCGCTGGCCGTTCGCATCGTAGGTGTACTGGTACTTCGTGCCGTCCGGCAGCTGCAGCTCGCGCAGGCGGTCCTCGCGGTCGTACACGTGGCGGCGCACCTGGGTGCCGGTGGTCTCGGTGCTCAGGTTGCCGTCCGGGTCGTAGGCGAAGGCGGTGCTGCTGGTGGCGCCGCCCGCTCCGGAGCTGGTCAGCGCGGTGACCTGGTTGAAGGTGTTGTTCGTGTACGTGGTGGTGCGGGTCTGGGGCGCGCCGTTGAGCACGCCGCTCATGTCCGCCATGGCCTGCCGCGTGCCTTGCGCGGTGAGGGTGTAGCTCACCTTGCGGCCGTTGCCGTAGGACACCGAGGTGAGGCGCAGCGCCTCGTCGTAGCCGTAGGTCTCGAGGCTGCCGTCCACGCTGCGCTTGCTCGCGAGCGTGCCGTCCGCGTTGTAGGTGTACGCGAAGCCCGCGAGCGCCGCGTCCCCGCGGGTGTGCACCAGCGAGAGCAGCTGGCCTGCGGCGTCGTAGGTGTATACCGAGCGCACGCCGTTGGGGCGGCTCACCCAGGCGCGGCGGCCCAGGGCGTCGTAGCCGAAGGTGGTGGCGCGGCCGGCCGCGTCCGTCATGCGCACCAGGCGGTTGTCCGCGTCGTACGCGTAGGTCGTGGCCACGCCGTCCACCGTCATCTTCGTGCGGTTGCCCGCGGCGTCGTACGCGTACTCGATGACGCTGCCCAGGGTGACGTCCTCCACGCGGGTGAGGCGGTCCACCGCGTCGTACTTCAGGTGGCGCTCGTGGCTGGGGGTGCGCTCGAGGGTGCGGTTGCCGTGCGCGTCGTAGTCGAAGGTGTAGACGGTGCCGTCGTCGAAGCGGCGCTCCTTCAGGCGGCCCGCGGCGTCGTACACGCGGGTGTGCACCTGGCCGCTCGCATCCGTGCGCGTCTGGGGGCGGCCCGCGTCGTCGTAGCCGTAGCGGGTCTCGCGGCCCAGCGGGTTCACGTCACTGACCACGCGGTTGGCGAGATCGTACACGCGATGGGTGTTCTGGCCGCCCGCGCGCACGTCCGAGCGGTTGCCGCGCGCGTCGTAGCCGTAGCTCACGCTGAGCAGCGGGCTCGCGGCGGACTCGATGCGCCCCCAGGTATCGTAGCCGTAGGTGACCTGGGCCATGCCCGGGCCGCTCTCACTGGTGAGGCGGCCGCCCGCGTCGAAGGTGCGGGCGGTGAGCCGGCCGAGCGGGTCCACCACGCGGGTGATGCGGCCCGCTGCGTCCAGCTCCGCCTGGGTCACGTTGCCCAGCGCATCCACGCTGGCGCAGGGCTGCGCGCCGACGCTCGCGTTCGCGCAGTACAGCTGCGTGTTGCGCGCGCCGTCCGGCTCCACCGTCTCCACCACGCGGCCCAGCGGGTCGCGCGTCCAGACGGTGCGCCCGCCGCGCGGGTCCACCTGCGCCCGCATGCGGCCCTCGCCGTCGTACTCGTAGCGGGTGACGGCGCCCGTGGGCTCGGTGCGCTTCACCATGCGCCCGCCGGCGTCGAACTCGAAGGTGGTGCGCGCCGTGCCCTGCACCATCGCGGTGCGGTGGCCCGCGGCGTCGTACTCGTACTCGGTGCGCACGCCCGCCGGGTCCACGTGGGCCTTGATGCGGCCCAGCGCGTCCGGCTCGAAGCGCTCCACGCCCTGCAGCGGGTCCGTGCGGGAGGTGAGGAAGCCCGCGGGGTCGTAGGCCATGCGGGTGACCTTGCTGTCCGGGCTGGTGTACGTCTCCACGCGCCCCTCGGGCGTGTACGTGAAGCGCTCCACCGCGTTGCCCGGCGCGGTCACGGTCTCCAGCATCCCGCGCGCGTCATAGGTGTAGCTCGTGGTCTGGCCCGCCTCGGCGCGGGTCTTCAGTCGCCCCGCGCTGTCGTAGGTGAGGAACACCGCGCTCTGGCCCGCGAGCGTCTGGGTGCGCACCACGCTGAAGGTGGAGTCGTAGCTCCAGGTGGAGAGTGCGCCGGTGGGGTCCTTGATGCTCAGCACGTTGCCGCGCGCGTCGTACGTGGTCTGGGTGAGGCCGCCGCGCGCGTCCTTCTGGGTACGCAGCAGGCCCCCCTGCCAGGTGTTCTCGGTGCGGTTGCCCAGCGGGTCCACCACCGCGACGGGGTTGCCGTCCGCGTTGTGGTAGCGCACCCACTGCCCGCCGTTGCGGTCCGTGTACACGCTGGCGCGCTTCACGGCGTCGTAGGTCGCGCTGGTCTGCTCGCCCAGCGGGTTGCGGCTGCCGATCCACCGGTCCTGGAAGTCGTAGAAGTTCTGGTAGCGCTTGCCGCGCTTGTCCACGCGCGCGGTGAGGTTCAGGTCCCCGTCGTACTCGTAGCGCTCGGTCTCGCCGGTGGCGTCCGTGGCGGCCACCAGCGCGTCGCCCTCGTACGCGTAGCGCACGCTGCGGCCCGCGCGGTCCTTCACCTCGGTGAGCTTGCTGCCCACGTGCGTGAAGGTGAGGGCCGGCTGGCCGTGGGTGTCCAGCACCTGCGCGAGCAGGCCGCCCGCATACACGAGCGTGGCCTTGTGGCCGCTCGCGTTCTGCATGCGGGTGAGGCGGCCCGCCGCATCGAAGTCGAACTGCACGCCGTCCGTGGAGCGCAGGTTCCAGCCGCCGCCCGCCACTGCGGCGAGCGCGAAGAACTGGCCCGCGGGGGTGACGAAGGTGCCGTTCGCCTGGCGGTCGAAGCGGATCTCCCGCCAGTCGTCCTGCACGTAGGTGACGTCGCCGTCGGCCTCGGGGCGCAGGAAGACGCCGTAGGTGGAGATCCACCCGTAGCCCAGGTCCGTCAGGCCGCGCGCGCGGCTCGCGTAGGTGCGCTGCAGCAGGAGGGGCAGGCGCAGGTTGGGCAGCTTCAGGTCCACGAAGTACTCGCGCCAGTTGCCGCTCGCCATGTCCACGCGGGAGTTGTCCACCTCCTCCGAGGAGCCGCAGGCGTTGCAGCCGGACTCCGGCGTGGGGCTGGGGCCGGTGGACGCGCCGCCGTTGAGCAGCTGCCCGATGCGGTAGCCGCCCTCCCCCGTCACCGGGTTCTCCAGGATGTAGCCGATCTGCTGCGTGTACTGCAGGTAGTTCACCGGGCGCTCGGGGATGGTGACGCGCCAGCCGGCGGCCAGCGCCTCGTCCACGTGCGAGAGCGTGTCCTGCGGGTAGCCCGTGAGCGCATCGCGCCCGGCGGGGTGCGCGCCGCTCAGGTGGTACACCTTCACGCCCTGGCTCGCGGCGGCCTGCAGCGTGCGCACCGCGGACACGCTGGGGGTGCTCAGCGTCTCCTCCCACGTCTTGTGCTCGAGCGCGCTGCCCTGGTGCCCGATGAGGCGCAGCAGCGCGGGGATGCCCGAGCTGTCCGCGTCACGGCTGAGCAGCGCCTGGTAGAAGTTCACGTCCAGCACGTAGAGGCCGCGCGCGAGCGCCACCGGCGTGCCGTTGCTGCTGCCGCCCGTGGCCACCTTGAGGTCGCGCCCCGCCATGCCCTCCACCGCGAGCGGCACCACCACGTGGCCCTGCATGCCGGTGATGCGGCGGCTCGCAGTGTTGAGCGACTGCGCGTAGCGCGCGAGCGCGAGCTGCGCCTGCGCGTCCTCGCGCTCCTCGCCCTTCGCGTCCGTCGCCTGCTGGCGCAGCTGGGTGATGCGCTCGGCCGTGGGCGTGCCACCCACCGAGCCCAGCGCGTACACCGAGCCCGCGATGGGCTGGTGCGCGGAGAGCGCGGGGCTGGTGCCGGGCAGCGTGGTGCGCACGGTGAGGCTCTGGGTGATGCCGGGCATCACGGGGGCGAAGCGGCGCACCTCCACGCCGTCCACGCGCAGGGAGGGCGCCACCTTCACCTGGTAGGGAGCCACGTTCTCGAGGCCCCCGGCCTGGCTGATGCGCGCCTCGTCCGCCGGGGTCGCACCGGGGTAGCGCAGGGAGAGCGAGCGCCCCTCGAGCTCCGCCATCTCGAAGCGCTGCGCCTGCCCGTCCAGGGTGAGGTCCACGAAGTGGCGCATGTTCTCGGGGGGCCGGGAGAAGAGCAGCAGGCTCTGCTCCACCTTCGCCGGGTGCTCCGCGGGCAGGAGGCGCAAGGGCTCCTGCACCATCTGCGCGTGCAGCAGGGCGTCATCCAGCGTGTTGCACAGGTTCTTCGCCTGCGCGGCCGCGAGCAGCTGCGCTTCGAACACGTCCAGGGGCGTCTCGGCCTTCGTGCCGGAGAGGTAGGCGTCGAAGTCGAAGGTCACCAGGCCGCGCAGGTTCACCCGCTGGGTGTAGGCCATGCGCTTGAGGCCGGGGTCGAGGCGCACCCACAGCCTCTCCGCGCCGCTGCCGCCGCCCGTGCCTCCGCCGCGGTACTGGCCGTAGGAGACGAAGGCGCGCACCCACGCGCGCTCCGCGAGCACGCCCTTGCCGTCCTCCGTCACCTGCGCGGGGATGCCCGCGCGGCTCATCAGCGAGGCGGCGAGCGCGGGGGCCTCCAGGCCCGTGAGCGACTGGGCCTGCGCCGCGGAGAGGCGCACCGCGCCGTACTCGTAGCGCGCCGGCACGCCCGAGGCGCGCAGGAGCGCGATGAGCAGCGAGGCCTGGTCGAAGTCGTTGCCGCGCGCCTCCGCCAGCGTCGCCGCGGCGCCCTTCTTGCTGCCGTAGTACAGCTCCGGCTCCACGCGGGTGTGCACCCAGTTGTAGAGCGCGAGCGGCGTGCCGCCGAGCTTCGCGGCCAGGGCCTTCACCTCCTCCGTCTGCAGCGTCTCGGGCGTCTGGGCGAGGTCCTCGTCCGCCGGGGTGGGCAGCGCGGCCATCACACCCGCGAGCGCACCGGCCCCGTACGAGGCCACCTGCACGCGCGGCGCGCCGTGGCCCTGCAGCACGTCCTGCACCGGCACCAGCGCGCCGTTCCACTGCTCCACCCAGGTCTGCCCGCCCTGTGCCTCGGCGTAGAGCTCGCGCAGCTGCGGGGTGAGCGCGCCGTGGCGCGGGGCGAGCCGCGGCGTGCGCTGCTGCACCTTGAGCTGCTGGGCGCGCGAGGGCGCAAACGAGCGCTCCGGCGGGCGCGGGGCGCCGCGGCGCAGGGCCTCGCCGAGCCCGGGGGCATTGAGCGCCGCGAGCTTCGCCTGCGTCTGCGCGTCGCTCAGGCGCTGCGCGCGCGCCTCGGCGAGGGCGCGCAGCACGGGCGCGTCGGGGTCGGCGGCGCCCACGCGCTGGGCCTCGGCCTTCGCGCGGGCGAGCCGCTGCTGCTGCACCTGCGCCTGGGCGTAGGTGCGCGCCTCGTCCAGCGCCGCCTTGCGCCGCGCGGTGGCCTCGCTGCGCTGCTGGGCGAAGTAGGCCTCGGGGTCCGCGAGCTGCGCGGGCGAGAGGCCCAGCTGCTGCGCCGCCTCGGCCAGGGACTGGCGCTGGGCGCGCTCGGCGGCGAGCGCCTGCGAGAGGGGCTGGCCGCTGAGGAAGAGGGTGGTGAGGACTGCGAGGGTGGACGTCAGGGCCCGGAAGCTGGCCGTCTTGCGATTGAACATGGCGCTGCCTCTGTGTGGGGAGCTGGGGCGCCCCCGCCCGCTCGGGAGCGGGGGCGCCCACAGGAAGGTGGGAGAAGGGAGGGGAGCTACTCGCAGCGCAGCCGCGGGGCGCCTGCGGGCGCTGCGGGCGTCTGCACCAGGGCCTGGCTGCCGCGCACGGCCACCTCGTTGGCGACCACCGCGCCGAAGATGCGGCCGTTGCTCGCGAGGTCGAGGTTGGCGGTGGGCGCGTAGACCTGCAGCGCGATGTCGCCTGCGTGGGGCACGGTGACGTAGTCGCCATTGCGCTCGAGGTCTGCCGCGGACACCAGCACCAGGCTGCTGCCCTCGGCGGGACGCGCCTGCAGCCGCGAGTCTCCGCTGACGGCGAAGCTGCCCTCCACGTAGAGCTCCACGTGCGCGCCCGGTGCGGCGCCGAGGGTGGAAGTGCCGTCCACCCACACGTAGGGCAGGAAGTAGCGCCCCGAGGGCAGCAGCAGCGTGCGCTTGCCGCGCACCACGAGGCCGCCGTCCCACCACAGCCACTTGCTGCTCTCGGGCAGGGTCTGCAGCTTCGCGTTGTCGTTGCTCTCGCGCACGCGCAGCATCGCCGCCTGCACGTCGTAGCCGCAGCCGCAGGGGCTGGGCGCCGGCGTCACCCGCTCGGAGCCCAGCGCCAGCTTCGCGGTGCGCGCCACGGCGAGCTGGTTGCCGTAGTAGGCGCGCCCGTCCACCCCGCTCGCGCCCTGCAGCGAGAGGCTGCCGCCCACGACGAAGTCGCCGCCCAGGTGCGCAGTGCTCAGGATGTTGGCCGCACCGTTGGCCCCCGCGCTCGCCTTCTGCCCCGGCTCCGCCGCGCTCAGGTTGGCCCGGTCCTTGATGGCCAGGTTGTTGAGCGCACACACCGCGTAGTCGAAGCGCGGCAGCGTGCCGCCCTTGACGGTGAAGCCGATGCGCTGCTCCCGCACGTTGCCCGCGCGGTCCTCGGCGCGCACCCGCAGCTCGTGGGCGCCCGGGGCGCTCACCGTGTCACCGCTGTTGAAGGGGCTCCCGTCCAGCGTCGCGGAGACGCCCAGCAGCGCCGCGTCCGTGGCGGCGAAGGTGATGGTGAAGCCCTCGGCCACCTGGCCCTCGCTCACGCCCGTGACGTTCAGCTCGGGCAGGGTGAAGTCCAGCGTGAAGGCGAGCTGCTGGGCCGTGCGGTTGCCCGCCGCATCCAGCGCCTCCACCTCGAGGGTGTGGGGGCCCTCGGCGGACACCTGCGCGCCGGGGGCGAGGGGGCTGCCGTCCACGCGCACCGTGGTGGTGCCCGGGTGCGCATCCGTCACCTGCACCGTGGGCTGCACGGGCAGGCGGTAGGAGGCACCTGCGCTCACGCCGGCCACCTGCAGGGTGGGCGGGGTGGTGTCGAGCGCGAAGGCGCGCGAGGCGGTGGCGCTGTTGCCCGCCGCATCCGTCGCCGTCACGGTCCACAGGTGGTCGCCTTCGGCCGACACGCTCGTGCCCGAGGAGAAGTCCCCCGTGCCATCCAGCGTGGACTTCAGCGTGACGCTCAGCGCGTCGCTCGCGCTGAAGGTGAGCGTCACCGGGCCGTGCACCACCGCGCCCTGGGCCACGCCTGCGAGCAGCAGCGCGGGCGCCTGGCGATCCAGCGTGAAGCGCAGCTGCAGCTCGCTGGCGTTGCCCTCCACGTCCACCGCCTCCACCGCGAGCACGTGCGTGCCCTCGGCGCTCACCGGGGTGCCGTTCGCGTACGGCAGGCCGTCCAGCGTCATCAGGGCGCTGAAGCGGCTCTCGTCCTCCACCTGCACGTCCGGAGTGACGGCGGCGGCGTTCGTCGCCTGGCCGTCGCTCACGCCCGCCACCCGGATGGTGGGGGGCGTGGTGTCCACGTGCAGCGCGGCGGAGACGAGCACGCGCTCCAGCGTGCGCCCGTCCAGCTCCACCACCAGCAGCTTCTGTCCCTCGGTGACGGCCGCGGTGGGCACGCTCAGGGTGCTCACCGCCGTGCCACCCGCGGGCACGTCCACGCCCTGCGCGGCCGCGCCCTGCTCGGCGAGCGCCGCGGCATCCAGCAGCCGCACCTTCAGCGTGCGGCCCGCCACCGGCAGCGCGCCCGTGTTGCTCAGCGTCACCTTCACGGGGAGCGTCGGGCCCAGCGGGAAGGGCGAGCGCACGCTCACGGCCGCGCGCACGGTCTCCTCGGCCGCGTACTGCAGCGCGAAGGTGGCCTCGCGCGAGTCCATCACCCCACCCTGCGCATCGCGCACCTCGGCCTGCACGGTGTACGTGCCGGGCGGGAGGCTCGCGGAGAGGGCGAAGAGCTCGTTCGTGTCGAAGTGGCCCGCGGGCGGCAGCGGCGGCACAGGGCGCGTGGAGGCGAGCAGCTGCGCGCCTGCGGCATCGCGCACCGTCACCCGCACGGTGGCGCCGTTGAGCCAGGTGTTGAGGCTCAGGTTGCTGGTGCGCTGGCTGATGAGCACGTCGCGGCCGGGGGCGTACACGCCGCGGTCCGTCACCACCTCGGTGCTCGCGCCCGCTGCGCCCGTCACCGCCACGCGCGCCTCGGCGCGCGCGAGCAGGCGCCCGCTCTCCGTCGCCTCGGCGACGAGGCGGTAGGTGCCCGGGGGCAGCCGGCCCGTGTTCCAGGAGAGCGGCTGCCGGGCGCCGCCCTGGGGCTCGAGCAGCAGCTGCGTCGCGGGCAGCAGCGTGCCCAGCACGGTGCCGTCCTCGGCGAGCGCCCGGGCGCTGAGCCACACCTCCCGCGCGGAAGGCAGCACGTTGGTCAGCTGCACCTCGCCCGCGATCGCCGTCTCCGGGCCCGCGGAGGCGGGATTCGCCGCCACCGCGAGCGCGAGGCCCGAGGCCTCCACGGCGAGCGGCAGCGCCGCGCGGTTGTTCGTCTCGAGGAACTCCGGCACCTGGTCCGCCGGGTCCACCTCCAGCAGCACCTGGTTGCTCGCGGAGGGCGCGCTCAGCTCGGCCGAGAGCGCCACCGACTCGCCGTCCAGCAGCGCGGGCAGCACGCCCTCCTGCACCACGGCGCCGTCCATCACGAAGCGGTAGGCCGCGGCGGGCGCGCTCGCGCCCTGGTTGCGCACGGTGGCCTGCACGCTCACGCGCTCACCCTCGCGGGCCGAGCGGGGGCTGAGCGACACGAGCTGGGCGACGAGGTCCGGAAGCTGTGCGTCCGCGACGTCCAGCAGGAAGACGGCCTGGTTGTTCGAGCGGTCGCCGTCCAGCGCGAGCCCCTCGGGGTCGGCGGCGAGCTGCAGCTGGCGCTGCGAGGGCAGCGCGGTGAGCTGCACCGCCACGCGCGCGGCCTCACCGGCAGCGAGCGCCGGCAGCGCCGTGCGGCCCTGGCCCTTCACCTCGAGCGCGCTCGCGGCGCAGGCCTGCTGGCCCACGTTGCGCACGCTCGCGGCGAGGGACACCGGAGCGCCCGCGGCCGGAGCGGCGGGGCTCGCCTGCAGGCTCGCGGCGTCCAGCGCGAGGTCGCACACCGCGGTGCCCGCGCCCACGAAGAGGCGGAAGGAGGCGGTGTTGTTCTCGTGGCCGGACTCCTCGATGGCGCCCTCGGCCTCCTCGGGGTTCACCACGGCCCAGATGCGGTGCTCGCCCTCCGGGTACGCGTCCCAGAGGAGGCTCGCCGCCGCCTGGCCGGTGCGCGGAGCGAGCGGCCCCGCGGCGCGCGCCTCGCCCAGGCGCTTGCCGCCCTGCGCGGGGTCACCGTCGTAGAACACCACGCGCACGTCGGAGGCGCTGAGCCCGCCCACGTTGCGCACGTTCGCCGTCAGCTGCACCTGCGCGCCCACGCGGCCCTGCGCGGGCAGCGCGGTGAGCGGAGTGGCGGCGAGCGCGAGGTCCGCCAGCAGGCGGCTCGGCTCCTTGTCGAACTGCTGGTTGTAGGTGTTGCCCTCGGGCTTGAGCCACCAGCGCAGGTCCGGGCTCACGCGCAGGTCGTCGCCCACCTGACCGCGGCGCAGGCTGCGCGTAGGCCAGGTGCTGGGCAGCTTCTTCCAGTGCGGGCTCGCGTACACGAGCACCTGGTTGCAGCCGTACACCGGGAACTGGTTCGCCTCCCACACCGCGCCGTCACCGTTGAGGCAGTCGCTGCTGCGCGAGACCACCACCTCGGCGCGCGCCTCGGCGTCCGCGCCCAGCGCGGCCACCACCGGCACCTGCCGGTCGCTGTAGGCGAGGTCCCCGTCGATGGCGCCGCCGCTCACCGGCATGGGGCTGGGGAAGGCGGTGAGGGGGCGGCCGCTGCGGCCGTCCAGCAGGAAGAGGCCGCGGTTGAGCGACTGCGGCAGCAGCTGCGGGCGGCCGAGCCCCAGCAGGTCCGCCGCCGAGGCCACCGACACGTCCGTGGACTCGAAGGGGACGATGGGCGTGTTCCACAGCGTCTGCAGCTCGGGCGAGAAGGCCGCGAAGTTCGGCTGCGTCGAGTTGTTGCTCACCGCCGGGTAGCTCAGGCCGTCCTGGCGCAGGGCGGCCGCGAGCATGCCGCGGTCGGAGGCCTCGTAGGCCACGCCCTGCCACTTGCGGTTGCCGGTGCGCAGGTCGTAGGCCTCGAGCGCGCCGCGGTACACGGGGATGACCAGCTCCGGCTGCCCGTCCAGGTCCAGGTCCACGATGGCGTGCTCACCCGCGCTGCTCACCGCGTCGCGCTTCCACAGCAGGCTGCCGCGGTGGTCCGTGAGGAACAGCTGCTGCGCGGCGACGAGCAGCTCCACGTCCCCGTCGCCGTCCACGTCCAGCGCATCCACGCGCACCGGGCTGCCGGTGCACGAGGCCGGCACGGGAGCAGCGTCCACGAGCGCGTGGCCGTCCTTGCCCGAGAAGCCGCGCAGGCGCTCGCCGTCGTAGTCCACCAGGTCGCTCACGCCGTCGGCGTCCAGGTCCGCGAGGCCGAGCGTGGCCCGGCGGCGCCAGCAGGCCCCCGCGTTGGAGACGGTGTCCTGGCTCCACTTCACCTGCCCGTCCGCGTCCAGCACGCTCAGGCGCTGGGTGCGCGCGGTGCCCGAGAGCCGCTCGGAGGCCACCACCACCTCCCCCTGCCCGTCACCGTCCAGGTCCGCGAGCACCACGTCGTCCAGCATGCTCAGGGCCTGGTGGCGCCAGCGCAGCGTGTGCCCGCCCTGCGCCGTGGGCGCGTACACGACGACGCCGCCCGAGACGCCCGCGGGGTCCAGCGTCACGGGCACGCTCGCGCGGTAGCCCACCACCAGGTCCGGCGCCGCGCCCGGGTGCAGGCGCCCCACGCGCACCTCCTGCCCCGTCACGTAGCGCACGCCCGCGTAGGCGGGGCCCAGGTCCAGCTTCAGCAGCTCGCGCAGGAAGAGGTGGCGGCCGGCGAAGGTGCCGGTGGTGCTGTCGGTCAGCTGGCGCGCGCTGAAGCGGGTCAGCTTCGCGAACACCTCCACCGGGCCCTCCTTGCGCAGCCAGTCGAAGCTCGCGCTCGCGCTGCCGCTCGCGGGCACGGTGAGCGGGCTCTCGCCCAGCTTGCGCCCCTCGGAGAGGCCGGGGCGGCCCTGCCACCACTCCACGACGGTGCTGCCGGCGGTCGCCGCCCGGTTGTGCACCGTGGCGCTCAGGTGCACGCGCTCGCCCACGTCCGCGCCGGCGGGCGCGAAGGCCAGGTCCTCGGGCTGCAGGCTGAGCTGGATGGCCTCGGGCGAGACGGTGAGCTCCGCGCAGTTGTCGTTCTCGTTCTGCTCCTGCAGCGCGTTCTCCACGTCCACGCAGGCGCGCAGCGAGGGGGCCTGCGCGGGGCGCACCAGGGAGCCGAAGTCCACGCGCGCGCTGTCCCCGCCGGCGAGCTGCACCGGCAGCCGCGCCCACACCCGGCCGTCCACCTGGTTCACCAGCTCCACGCTGCTGCTCACCGGCTCGCGCCCGCTGTTGCGCACGGTGGCGGTGAGGGCGAAGGTCTCCCCGGCCTTGGCGCTGCTGGGGTTCGCGCTGAGCTGATCGAGCGCCACCTCCACGCCCGGCTGCAGGCTCACGCTCACGCTGTGGGTGGCGGAGTTGTTGTTGCGGTTGGTGTCGTTGAGGCGGCGCTCGGGGTCCACCTCCACGCGCAGGCTGGTGCTCTTCTCCAGCGCGAGCTGCAGCTCCGCCTGAGCGCTCCCGCGCGCGGGCACGCTGGGCAGCTCCACCAGGCCCAGGGGCTGGGTGCTCACTCCGCCGGACTCGTACACGCCCACTGCCACGCGGTTCGCGTCGTTGGCGCCGGGGTTGGTCACCTGCACGCGCAGCGTGAAGGGCTGGCGCGCGCCCACCTCTCCGGGCGCGTGCGTGATGCCCGCGCTCACCACGGCCAGGTCCACCGGGAGGCTGGTGCCGGGATCGTAGAAGCGGAAGGCCGCGTTGTTCGTCTCGTCGCGCTCGGCGAGCACGTTGGCCGGGTCCACCACCGCGTGGATGGCCGTGGCGCCGTTGGCCCCCGCGGCATCCCAGAGCACCGACACGGTGGTGCTCGCGTTGGAGGCGAGCCCCGCCGCCACGGTGGCCGTGCCCAGGCGCACCCCGCCCACCGAGCCCTTGTACACGTCCACCGCCACGTCGCGCGCGAGCGTGCTGCCCACGTTGCGCACGGTGACGTCCACCCGCACCTGCGTGCCGCTCTGCTGCACGAAGGAGAGGGAGGTGTTGGAGACGCTGAGGTCCGAGCCGCGCTGCACTTCCATGCGCGCGGAGGC
It contains:
- a CDS encoding RHS repeat-associated core domain-containing protein produces the protein MFNRKTASFRALTSTLAVLTTLFLSGQPLSQALAAERAQRQSLAEAAQQLGLSPAQLADPEAYFAQQRSEATARRKAALDEARTYAQAQVQQQRLARAKAEAQRVGAADPDAPVLRALAEARAQRLSDAQTQAKLAALNAPGLGEALRRGAPRPPERSFAPSRAQQLKVQQRTPRLAPRHGALTPQLRELYAEAQGGQTWVEQWNGALVPVQDVLQGHGAPRVQVASYGAGALAGVMAALPTPADEDLAQTPETLQTEEVKALAAKLGGTPLALYNWVHTRVEPELYYGSKKGAAATLAEARGNDFDQASLLIALLRASGVPARYEYGAVRLSAAQAQSLTGLEAPALAASLMSRAGIPAQVTEDGKGVLAERAWVRAFVSYGQYRGGGTGGGSGAERLWVRLDPGLKRMAYTQRVNLRGLVTFDFDAYLSGTKAETPLDVFEAQLLAAAQAKNLCNTLDDALLHAQMVQEPLRLLPAEHPAKVEQSLLLFSRPPENMRHFVDLTLDGQAQRFEMAELEGRSLSLRYPGATPADEARISQAGGLENVAPYQVKVAPSLRVDGVEVRRFAPVMPGITQSLTVRTTLPGTSPALSAHQPIAGSVYALGSVGGTPTAERITQLRQQATDAKGEEREDAQAQLALARYAQSLNTASRRITGMQGHVVVPLAVEGMAGRDLKVATGGSSNGTPVALARGLYVLDVNFYQALLSRDADSSGIPALLRLIGHQGSALEHKTWEETLSTPSVSAVRTLQAAASQGVKVYHLSGAHPAGRDALTGYPQDTLSHVDEALAAGWRVTIPERPVNYLQYTQQIGYILENPVTGEGGYRIGQLLNGGASTGPSPTPESGCNACGSSEEVDNSRVDMASGNWREYFVDLKLPNLRLPLLLQRTYASRARGLTDLGYGWISTYGVFLRPEADGDVTYVQDDWREIRFDRQANGTFVTPAGQFFALAAVAGGGWNLRSTDGVQFDFDAAGRLTRMQNASGHKATLVYAGGLLAQVLDTHGQPALTFTHVGSKLTEVKDRAGRSVRYAYEGDALVAATDATGETERYEYDGDLNLTARVDKRGKRYQNFYDFQDRWIGSRNPLGEQTSATYDAVKRASVYTDRNGGQWVRYHNADGNPVAVVDPLGNRTENTWQGGLLRTQKDARGGLTQTTYDARGNVLSIKDPTGALSTWSYDSTFSVVRTQTLAGQSAVFLTYDSAGRLKTRAEAGQTTSYTYDARGMLETVTAPGNAVERFTYTPEGRVETYTSPDSKVTRMAYDPAGFLTSRTDPLQGVERFEPDALGRIKAHVDPAGVRTEYEYDAAGHRTAMVQGTARTTFEFDAGGRMVKRTEPTGAVTRYEYDGEGRMRAQVDPRGGRTVWTRDPLGRVVETVEPDGARNTQLYCANASVGAQPCASVDALGNVTQAELDAAGRITRVVDPLGRLTARTFDAGGRLTSESGPGMAQVTYGYDTWGRIESAASPLLSVSYGYDARGNRSDVRAGGQNTHRVYDLANRVVSDVNPLGRETRYGYDDAGRPQTRTDASGQVHTRVYDAAGRLKERRFDDGTVYTFDYDAHGNRTLERTPSHERHLKYDAVDRLTRVEDVTLGSVIEYAYDAAGNRTKMTVDGVATTYAYDADNRLVRMTDAAGRATTFGYDALGRRAWVSRPNGVRSVYTYDAAGQLLSLVHTRGDAALAGFAYTYNADGTLASKRSVDGSLETYGYDEALRLTSVSYGNGRKVSYTLTAQGTRQAMADMSGVLNGAPQTRTTTYTNNTFNQVTALTSSGAGGATSSTAFAYDPDGNLSTETTGTQVRRHVYDREDRLRELQLPDGTKYQYTYDANGQRVSQQSPQATQRYLTDGVSVLAELDGAGATRTRYLSHPQAIDELLSFEQAGSVYFPLADALGSIYAVTDASGRVVKSYGYDAFGERTSSTSGGPQLALGFMGREHDASGLRYHRDRYASPALGRWTQPDRRGMADGFNLYAFARGNPVSGRDPFGFDTEMIIWQPVYAIEHYKSAGGHVSMRINDMSYSWETGGMKKPIPFSEYLEAQKYREGNGYILDFTPLQESQLEYTLLESTDFNEPDAIFGVYNLITRNCGQIASRSLYRAGLSEKLPWYDVHPNDVESWIQGQPFVIGSTYYPQREFEIGLVQSVQMYLTDVISGGYFWSAGDPYLLF